A window from Chryseobacterium vaccae encodes these proteins:
- a CDS encoding oleate hydratase, which yields MSTINSKFDNILNASEQFGKVNHEPDSSREVQINTPEKTMPFSDQIGNYQRNKGIPLQSYENSKIYIVGSGIAGMSAAYYFIRDGRVPGKNIIFLDQLNVEGGSLDGAGNAKDGYIIRGGREMDMTYENLWDMFQDIPALELPAPYSVLDEYRLINDNDPNYSKARLIHNQGQIKDFSKFGLEKKDQLAIVKLLLKKKEELDDLTIEDYFAESFLNSNFWFFWRSMFAFENWHSLLELKLYMHRFLHAIDGMKDFSCLVFPKYNQYDTYVTPLKNFLIEKGVQIQFNTLVKDLDIQINTEGKTVEGIITEQEGKEVKIPIGKEDYVIVTTGSMTESTFYGDNNTAPEITIDNSSTGQSAGWKLWKNLAAKSEVFGKPEKFCSHIEKSAWESATLTCRPSAFTEKLKELCVNDPYSGKTATGGIITITDSNWVMSFTCNRQPHFPTQPDDILVVWVYALLMDKQGNYVKKTMPQCTGNEILAELCYHLGIEDQLDNVIDNTIVRTSFMPYITSMFMPRAQGDRPRVVPEGCTNLGLVGQFVETNNDVVFTMESSVRTARIAVYSLLNLNKQVPDINPLQYDIRHLLKATQALNDYKPFLGEGILRKILKGTYFEHILVNRPEEKEEHESFFMEQIGKFQDWIKGVKG from the coding sequence ATGAGTACGATCAATTCAAAATTCGACAACATTTTAAATGCTTCTGAGCAATTTGGAAAAGTAAATCACGAACCGGATTCAAGCCGGGAAGTTCAGATCAATACGCCTGAGAAGACTATGCCTTTTTCAGACCAGATCGGAAACTACCAGCGTAACAAAGGAATCCCTTTACAATCCTATGAAAACAGCAAAATTTATATTGTAGGAAGTGGAATTGCCGGAATGTCGGCTGCTTATTATTTCATCCGTGACGGCCGTGTTCCGGGAAAAAATATTATTTTCCTTGACCAGCTTAATGTTGAAGGCGGTTCACTGGACGGAGCCGGGAATGCAAAAGACGGCTACATCATCCGCGGTGGAAGAGAAATGGACATGACCTATGAAAACTTATGGGATATGTTCCAGGATATTCCTGCTCTGGAGCTTCCTGCGCCATACAGCGTATTAGACGAATACCGTCTGATTAATGATAACGATCCGAACTATTCCAAAGCCAGACTAATCCACAACCAGGGACAGATCAAGGATTTCAGTAAATTTGGATTGGAAAAGAAAGATCAGCTGGCCATTGTCAAACTTTTACTGAAGAAAAAAGAGGAGCTTGATGACCTGACGATTGAAGATTATTTCGCAGAATCTTTCCTTAACAGTAATTTCTGGTTTTTCTGGCGCTCTATGTTTGCTTTTGAAAACTGGCATAGCTTACTGGAGCTGAAACTGTATATGCACAGATTCCTGCACGCCATTGACGGAATGAAAGATTTCTCTTGTCTTGTATTCCCAAAATATAATCAATACGACACGTATGTTACTCCTTTAAAAAACTTCCTGATTGAAAAAGGAGTGCAGATCCAATTCAATACTCTGGTAAAAGATCTGGACATTCAGATTAATACGGAAGGAAAAACTGTAGAAGGTATCATCACGGAACAGGAAGGAAAAGAAGTAAAAATCCCTATAGGTAAAGAAGATTATGTTATTGTAACTACGGGATCCATGACGGAAAGCACTTTCTATGGGGATAATAATACTGCTCCGGAAATCACCATTGATAACAGCAGCACCGGACAAAGCGCAGGATGGAAGTTATGGAAAAACCTTGCTGCCAAATCAGAAGTCTTCGGAAAACCGGAAAAGTTCTGCAGTCATATTGAAAAATCTGCATGGGAATCTGCTACCCTTACCTGCCGGCCTTCAGCTTTTACCGAAAAACTAAAGGAATTATGTGTGAATGATCCTTATTCCGGAAAAACGGCAACAGGAGGTATTATCACCATTACAGACTCCAACTGGGTGATGAGCTTTACCTGCAACAGACAGCCTCATTTTCCTACGCAGCCTGATGATATTCTTGTAGTTTGGGTCTATGCCCTTTTGATGGATAAACAGGGAAATTATGTTAAAAAAACAATGCCGCAGTGTACAGGAAACGAAATTCTTGCTGAGCTATGTTATCATCTCGGTATAGAAGATCAATTGGATAATGTGATTGACAATACGATTGTACGTACTTCTTTCATGCCGTATATTACCTCTATGTTCATGCCGAGAGCTCAGGGAGACCGCCCTAGAGTAGTTCCTGAAGGCTGTACCAATTTAGGTCTTGTAGGACAGTTTGTAGAAACCAATAATGATGTGGTTTTCACCATGGAAAGCTCCGTAAGAACGGCAAGAATAGCCGTATACAGCCTTTTGAACCTCAACAAACAGGTTCCGGATATTAATCCGCTTCAGTACGATATCCGTCATTTATTGAAAGCCACTCAGGCCCTGAATGACTATAAACCCTTCCTGGGAGAAGGTATTTTAAGAAAAATACTGAAAGGGACATATTTTGAACATATTTTGGTTAACCGCCCTGAAGAAAAAGAAGAACATGAATCTTTCTTTATGGAACAGATTGGTAAGTTCCAGGATTGGATCAAAGGAGTGAAAGGATAA
- a CDS encoding MFS transporter — protein sequence MKLISVYTSSFKGLSEESWMLALVMLINRAGSMVLPFLGVYMTAHLHFTIENSGIVLSFFGIGSVLGSWLGGMITDKVGEYRVQSLSLLLSVPLFCLIPLFKTEAGLAAIILAQSIVSEMFRPANSVAITKYAKPENITRAFSLNRMAVNLGFSIGPALGGILSAISYEFLFFSNALAALLAGLLYITFFKERNKQAVKETKKVKEAIAVKKENSPYRDRKFLIYCFFCMLFSMCFFQLFSTLTIFYKDTAHLSQQNIGYILGYSGFLIVLLEMGFVQIAEKYFNLAFTMLIGTFLCGISYAMLAFDYTMITLVVSMTLLCIGEIWTLPFMSTITAMRSGENNKGAYMGLNGISFSLAFIFTPYVGTLIADKLGFTVLWIGTGVLAAGIAIAFYFIVPWMLKGKREKEFEVPKL from the coding sequence ATGAAATTAATAAGTGTATATACGAGTTCTTTCAAAGGGCTTTCGGAAGAGAGCTGGATGCTGGCGCTGGTTATGCTTATTAACCGTGCGGGTTCTATGGTGCTTCCTTTTTTAGGAGTCTATATGACAGCCCATTTGCATTTCACTATTGAAAATTCCGGGATTGTTCTGAGCTTTTTCGGAATAGGATCTGTACTGGGTTCCTGGCTGGGAGGTATGATTACAGATAAGGTCGGAGAATACCGGGTACAAAGCCTGAGTCTGCTCCTCAGTGTTCCTTTATTCTGCCTGATTCCTCTTTTTAAGACAGAAGCCGGTCTTGCCGCTATTATTTTAGCTCAGAGTATTGTCAGCGAGATGTTTCGCCCTGCCAATTCGGTAGCCATTACGAAATATGCCAAACCTGAAAATATAACCAGAGCATTTTCACTGAATAGAATGGCCGTGAATCTCGGGTTTTCGATAGGACCTGCTTTAGGCGGAATCTTATCAGCTATTTCCTATGAGTTTTTATTCTTCAGTAATGCATTGGCTGCACTGCTGGCTGGATTGTTATATATCACGTTCTTCAAAGAACGAAATAAGCAGGCTGTAAAAGAAACTAAAAAAGTAAAGGAAGCTATTGCCGTTAAAAAAGAAAACTCGCCCTACCGTGACCGTAAATTTCTGATCTACTGTTTTTTCTGTATGCTTTTTTCTATGTGTTTCTTTCAGCTGTTCAGTACATTAACTATATTTTATAAAGATACGGCTCATCTGAGCCAGCAGAATATCGGATATATTCTCGGATACAGTGGCTTCCTGATCGTTTTGCTTGAAATGGGATTTGTACAGATCGCAGAAAAATATTTTAATCTGGCTTTTACCATGCTGATCGGAACTTTTCTGTGTGGAATCTCCTATGCAATGTTGGCCTTTGATTATACGATGATCACATTGGTCGTTTCTATGACCCTTCTCTGCATCGGTGAAATATGGACCCTTCCTTTTATGTCAACGATAACTGCTATGCGCTCGGGAGAAAATAATAAAGGAGCTTATATGGGATTAAATGGGATATCGTTCTCTTTAGCTTTTATCTTTACCCCTTATGTAGGCACCCTTATTGCCGATAAGCTGGGATTTACTGTACTTTGGATAGGAACCGGAGTTCTTGCGGCAGGCATTGCCATAGCGTTTTATTTCATCGTTCCGTGGATGCTGAAAGGAAAGAGGGAAAAAGAATTTGAAGTCCCGAAGTTGTAA
- a CDS encoding glutamine--tRNA ligase/YqeY domain fusion protein produces MEEEKKSLNFIEQIIEDDLANGLKRDQIRFRFPPEPNGYLHVGHTKAICINFGLGEKYNAPVNLRFDDTNPEKEEQEFVDSIKKDVEWLGFKWDKELYASDYFQQLYEWAVQMIKDGKAYVDEQPSEVITEQRKSPTEPGVESPYRNRPVEESLDLFEKMKNGEFEEGTMSLRAKIDMVSPNMNMRDPVMYRILKRPHHRTGTTWKIYPMYDWAHGESDYLEQVSHSLCSLEFENHRPLYNWYLNQVYDESKVAPKQREFARMNVSYMITSKRKLQRLVAEKAVTGWDDPRMPTISGMRRKGFTPASIRNFIEKVGVAKRENLIEIQLLDFCVREDLNKVAKRVMAVVDPVKLVIENYPEGQEEWLETENNPEQEGAGTREVPFSRELYIEREDFKEEANNKFFRLKLGGEVRLKSAYIIKAERVEKDENGEITTIYATYDDKSKSGSGTEESLRKVKGTLHWVSAKHALPVDVRIYNQLFTVEQPDAEKDVDFLNFINPESVTMVKGFAEPSLKDVAVGEPLQFQRIGYFTKDQDSTDEVMVFNRTVTLKDSYKPE; encoded by the coding sequence ATGGAAGAAGAAAAAAAATCACTCAATTTTATTGAGCAAATTATTGAAGATGATCTGGCAAACGGTTTGAAAAGAGATCAGATCCGTTTCCGTTTTCCCCCTGAACCTAATGGATACCTGCATGTAGGGCACACGAAAGCCATCTGCATTAACTTTGGTCTGGGCGAAAAATACAACGCTCCCGTAAACCTTCGTTTCGACGATACGAACCCTGAAAAAGAAGAACAGGAATTCGTAGATTCTATCAAAAAAGACGTTGAATGGCTGGGTTTCAAATGGGATAAAGAGCTGTATGCATCCGACTACTTCCAGCAGCTTTACGAGTGGGCTGTACAAATGATCAAAGACGGGAAAGCTTATGTAGATGAGCAGCCATCTGAAGTGATCACAGAACAGAGAAAGAGTCCTACAGAACCGGGAGTGGAGTCACCGTACAGAAACCGTCCGGTAGAAGAATCTCTTGATCTGTTTGAAAAAATGAAGAACGGTGAATTTGAAGAAGGAACCATGTCTCTTCGTGCAAAGATCGATATGGTTTCTCCGAATATGAACATGCGTGACCCTGTGATGTACAGAATTCTTAAAAGGCCTCACCACAGAACCGGTACAACCTGGAAGATTTACCCGATGTACGATTGGGCTCATGGTGAATCTGATTATCTGGAGCAGGTTTCTCACTCTTTGTGTTCATTAGAGTTTGAAAATCACAGACCGCTTTATAACTGGTACCTTAATCAGGTGTATGACGAATCTAAAGTAGCACCGAAGCAGAGAGAATTTGCCAGAATGAACGTTTCTTATATGATTACTTCCAAAAGAAAACTGCAAAGGCTGGTTGCCGAAAAAGCAGTAACAGGATGGGATGATCCAAGAATGCCTACCATTTCAGGGATGAGAAGAAAAGGATTTACACCTGCTTCCATCAGAAATTTCATTGAAAAAGTAGGAGTGGCGAAAAGAGAAAACCTGATTGAAATTCAGCTTCTGGATTTCTGTGTACGTGAAGACCTTAATAAAGTAGCTAAGCGTGTGATGGCTGTCGTAGATCCGGTAAAACTGGTGATCGAAAACTATCCTGAAGGGCAGGAAGAATGGCTTGAAACGGAAAACAATCCGGAGCAGGAGGGAGCAGGAACAAGAGAAGTCCCATTCTCAAGAGAGCTTTATATTGAAAGAGAAGACTTCAAGGAAGAAGCTAACAATAAATTCTTCAGATTGAAATTAGGCGGTGAAGTACGTCTGAAATCGGCTTATATCATCAAAGCTGAAAGAGTGGAGAAAGATGAAAATGGCGAGATCACAACGATTTATGCTACTTATGATGATAAGAGTAAATCCGGAAGCGGAACCGAAGAAAGCTTAAGAAAAGTAAAAGGTACGCTGCACTGGGTGTCTGCAAAACATGCGCTGCCTGTGGATGTAAGAATCTACAATCAGTTGTTTACTGTTGAGCAGCCAGATGCTGAGAAAGATGTAGACTTCTTAAACTTCATCAATCCGGAATCGGTAACGATGGTTAAGGGGTTTGCTGAACCAAGCTTAAAAGATGTGGCAGTAGGAGAGCCGCTTCAGTTCCAGAGAATCGGGTACTTTACCAAAGATCAGGATTCTACGGATGAAGTAATGGTATTCAACCGTACAGTAACGTTGAAAGACTCTTACAAACCAGAATAA
- a CDS encoding helix-turn-helix domain-containing protein, whose protein sequence is MITYENLHDTLSFYHIDCRESYYISSGNPISDFPETSFRIDYYALCICTEGKVDLEIDSQKYHINAHSFLIAAPSTIVKFLKTSSDFKMKLLFFDKNFLIKNISNPFIIEKMNLFSEGSYSLIKTTEKNSLQIQSLLDYLKKKSRKQGKFTEEIVRTIIFNLLLETAEIMEKEHDDIAEKEEGKKDIYLRFSKLIRENIRQQRSVQFYADQLCVSPKYLIEIIKKASGKTPHEVIDEALLKEAYVMLGNPAVTISEIAFQLQFNSASAFGRFFKKQTSVSPSEYRNRENIQS, encoded by the coding sequence ATGATCACCTACGAAAATTTACATGATACCCTTTCATTTTACCATATAGACTGTCGTGAATCTTATTATATTTCATCAGGCAATCCTATTTCCGATTTCCCCGAAACGTCTTTCCGTATAGATTATTATGCCTTATGCATCTGTACTGAAGGGAAGGTAGATCTCGAAATTGACAGCCAGAAGTATCACATAAATGCCCACAGCTTTCTGATTGCTGCTCCTTCTACCATTGTGAAGTTTCTGAAAACCAGCAGCGATTTCAAAATGAAACTGTTGTTCTTTGATAAAAATTTTCTGATCAAAAATATATCCAATCCTTTCATCATCGAGAAAATGAATCTTTTCTCCGAAGGTTCCTACAGCCTCATAAAAACAACAGAGAAAAACTCTCTACAGATTCAGAGCCTTCTGGATTATCTCAAAAAAAAATCCAGAAAACAGGGAAAGTTTACAGAAGAAATCGTTCGTACCATTATTTTTAATCTGCTGCTGGAAACAGCAGAGATTATGGAAAAAGAACATGATGATATTGCTGAAAAAGAGGAAGGGAAGAAAGATATTTATCTTAGATTCAGTAAGCTGATCAGGGAAAATATAAGGCAGCAGAGAAGTGTACAGTTTTATGCTGATCAATTATGTGTTTCTCCGAAATACCTCATCGAAATCATCAAAAAAGCCAGTGGAAAAACGCCTCATGAAGTTATTGATGAAGCTCTGCTGAAAGAAGCCTATGTTATGCTTGGCAATCCGGCTGTCACAATTTCTGAAATTGCTTTTCAGCTTCAGTTTAATTCTGCATCAGCTTTTGGCCGTTTTTTCAAGAAACAGACTTCCGTTTCTCCTTCTGAATATCGGAACAGAGAAAATATCCAGTCTTAA
- the menC gene encoding o-succinylbenzoate synthase has protein sequence MKASYFRYMLQFKRPGGTSRGVLHEKETFILEIEDQGRKGVGECAVFRGLSFDDRPDYEEKLQWLCENIQQDKNYLQEELKEFPSIWFGYEQAILNLKYGAHLYFPSEFTEGKSAITINGLIWMGDISYMEEQIQDKLDKGFHCIKLKIGVNWPSEHQILKQLREKFSPDQLELRVDANGGFSKEEAMTVLQQLADLNIHSIEQPIKAGNWEDMASLCTVTPTPIALDEELIGIVDSTEKRKLLEAIRPQYIILKPALVGGFSGADEWISLAESLNIGWWITSALESNVGLNAIAQYTFTKKSPMPQGLGTGSLFVNNFESTLDLRNELLWFKI, from the coding sequence ATGAAAGCATCTTATTTCAGATATATGCTGCAATTTAAACGCCCGGGAGGAACATCCCGCGGCGTTTTGCATGAAAAAGAAACCTTTATTCTCGAAATTGAAGATCAGGGAAGGAAAGGAGTAGGAGAGTGTGCGGTTTTCAGAGGGCTTAGTTTTGATGACAGACCGGACTATGAAGAAAAGTTACAGTGGCTCTGCGAAAATATCCAACAGGATAAAAACTATTTGCAGGAAGAGCTGAAAGAGTTTCCTTCTATATGGTTTGGATATGAACAAGCTATTCTGAACCTGAAATACGGAGCCCATCTCTATTTCCCCAGTGAGTTTACTGAAGGAAAATCGGCTATTACCATCAATGGGCTGATCTGGATGGGAGATATCAGCTATATGGAAGAACAGATTCAGGATAAACTGGATAAAGGATTTCACTGTATTAAGTTGAAAATCGGGGTTAACTGGCCATCGGAACATCAGATTCTGAAACAGCTCAGAGAGAAATTTTCACCGGATCAGCTTGAACTTCGGGTGGATGCAAACGGTGGATTCAGTAAAGAAGAAGCAATGACTGTTTTACAGCAATTGGCGGATTTGAATATTCATTCCATAGAACAACCTATTAAAGCCGGAAACTGGGAAGACATGGCTTCATTATGTACTGTTACTCCAACTCCGATTGCTTTGGATGAAGAGCTTATCGGAATTGTTGATTCTACCGAAAAGAGAAAACTGTTGGAAGCCATAAGGCCACAGTACATTATTCTGAAACCAGCTTTGGTAGGAGGCTTTTCAGGAGCTGATGAATGGATTTCCCTAGCTGAAAGTCTGAACATCGGATGGTGGATTACTTCTGCGCTGGAAAGTAACGTCGGGTTAAATGCTATTGCTCAATATACCTTCACAAAAAAAAGTCCAATGCCTCAAGGTTTAGGCACTGGATCTTTGTTCGTTAATAATTTTGAATCTACTTTAGATCTCAGAAATGAGTTACTCTGGTTCAAAATATAA
- a CDS encoding alpha/beta hydrolase, with protein sequence MAVYILSNRKIIRHKGERVDSFSNDEYSIPNFRIAKCDFEGYKEPTAAAKKKKDYTNRNILNYRLFSEPEKQGYQEVLDVLLSEKGVKKTSLTANNLGGTQRMFYELYKNMSSTKDRSDVLIFIHGYAYDFDDELKAIIDLKKLFIDNPKSPVEHILFVSWPASSSIVPLTYFDDKASSINSGNSLMRLFYFYTQFLKDIFSNRDLVPCNQRIHLMTHSMGNRVLQSMLYSLKKENILRVIDQVLLLNADVSYKVFEDSEDSFNKLPLLANRVSIYLNRQDVILGISQFTKNILTPRLGKNGPSDIEKFKDIVSVIDCTFVKDDIQSSIKFDIGNHWGYLSSSQVQNDIFQNLYGIDRNLIEGRIKNNENIFTIIS encoded by the coding sequence ATGGCTGTTTATATCCTAAGCAATCGGAAGATCATCCGTCATAAAGGCGAAAGAGTAGATTCTTTTTCCAATGACGAATATTCTATTCCTAATTTCAGGATCGCAAAATGTGATTTTGAAGGTTATAAAGAGCCTACTGCGGCCGCAAAAAAGAAAAAAGACTATACCAACCGGAATATCCTGAACTACCGGTTATTTTCAGAGCCTGAAAAACAGGGATATCAGGAAGTACTGGATGTTCTTCTCAGTGAAAAAGGCGTTAAAAAAACTTCACTCACTGCCAATAATCTAGGCGGAACCCAACGGATGTTCTATGAACTGTATAAAAACATGTCTTCCACCAAAGACAGAAGCGATGTTCTGATCTTTATCCATGGATATGCTTATGATTTTGATGATGAATTAAAAGCGATTATCGATCTTAAAAAGCTGTTTATTGATAATCCGAAATCTCCTGTAGAACATATTCTGTTCGTGAGCTGGCCAGCTTCCAGCAGTATTGTTCCGCTTACGTATTTTGATGACAAGGCTTCAAGTATTAATTCAGGAAATTCACTGATGAGGCTGTTTTATTTTTATACGCAGTTTTTAAAGGATATATTTTCCAATCGTGATCTTGTTCCCTGCAATCAGAGAATTCATCTGATGACCCACTCTATGGGAAACAGGGTTCTGCAAAGTATGCTGTACAGCCTTAAAAAAGAAAACATTCTCCGGGTTATTGATCAGGTTCTGCTGTTGAACGCAGATGTATCTTATAAAGTTTTTGAGGATTCTGAGGACTCTTTTAATAAGCTTCCGCTATTGGCCAACCGGGTTTCCATCTACTTAAACAGACAGGATGTTATTCTGGGCATTTCACAGTTTACTAAAAATATTCTTACCCCGAGACTAGGAAAAAACGGGCCAAGTGACATTGAAAAATTCAAAGATATTGTTTCTGTTATTGATTGTACTTTTGTGAAAGATGATATCCAGAGCAGCATTAAGTTTGATATTGGAAACCATTGGGGATACCTTTCCAGCTCGCAGGTTCAGAATGATATTTTCCAGAATTTATATGGTATAGACCGGAATCTTATCGAAGGCCGGATAAAAAATAACGAAAATATTTTCACAATTATTTCTTAA
- the fbp gene encoding class 1 fructose-bisphosphatase: MSDQSLQTLGEFIIDKQDDFQYSTGEFSRLLSAIRLASKIVNREVNKAGIVDITGAAGNQNIQGEEQQKLDVIANDIFITALSQREVVCGIASEENDDFIDIQCGENGHLSKYVVLIDPLDGSSNIDVNVSVGTIFSIYRRVSEPGTPVQLEDFLQKGVNQIAAGYVIYGSSTMIVYTTGNGVNGFTLDPSLGTYYLSHPNLKFPTKGKIYSINEGNYIKFPQGVKNYLKYCQMEEGDRPYTSRYIGSLVADFHRNMLKGGIYIYPSYSQAPNGKLRLLYECNPMAFLAEQAGGKATDGFRRILEIEPTELHQRIPFFCGSIEMVEKAEEFMRIDSVK, from the coding sequence ATGTCAGATCAATCATTACAGACGTTAGGAGAATTTATTATTGATAAGCAGGATGATTTTCAGTATTCTACGGGTGAATTTTCTCGTCTTCTGAGTGCAATAAGATTGGCCTCTAAAATAGTAAACAGAGAAGTAAATAAAGCCGGAATTGTAGATATTACAGGGGCTGCCGGCAACCAGAATATCCAGGGAGAAGAACAGCAGAAACTGGATGTGATTGCCAATGACATTTTTATCACGGCTTTGTCTCAGAGAGAGGTGGTGTGTGGTATTGCTTCCGAAGAAAATGATGATTTTATTGACATTCAATGTGGTGAAAATGGCCACTTAAGTAAATATGTAGTGCTTATTGATCCTCTTGACGGATCCTCTAATATTGATGTAAACGTTTCCGTAGGAACTATTTTCTCTATTTACAGAAGAGTTTCAGAACCGGGAACCCCTGTTCAGCTGGAAGACTTTTTACAGAAAGGTGTGAACCAGATTGCTGCAGGATATGTGATTTACGGTTCTTCCACCATGATCGTTTATACCACAGGAAACGGAGTGAACGGATTTACTCTGGATCCTTCTTTAGGAACTTATTACCTGTCTCATCCTAACCTGAAGTTTCCGACCAAAGGGAAAATCTATTCCATTAACGAAGGTAATTATATCAAATTCCCTCAAGGAGTAAAAAATTATCTTAAATACTGCCAGATGGAAGAAGGAGACCGTCCGTATACCTCAAGATATATTGGTTCTCTGGTAGCGGATTTCCACAGAAATATGCTGAAAGGAGGAATCTATATTTATCCGTCATATTCTCAGGCTCCGAACGGAAAGCTGAGACTTCTGTATGAATGTAACCCAATGGCATTCCTTGCAGAACAGGCTGGAGGAAAAGCTACAGACGGATTCAGACGAATTCTGGAAATAGAACCAACAGAGCTGCATCAGAGAATTCCATTTTTCTGCGGAAGTATCGAAATGGTGGAAAAAGCAGAAGAATTTATGCGGATTGATAGCGTAAAATAA
- a CDS encoding YpdA family putative bacillithiol disulfide reductase: MEILDILIVGGGPIGLNCALEAQKNKLSYLVIEKGTIVNSLYHYPLYMRFFSTAEKLEIDGIPFISTAPKPGRQDALEYYQGIARQRTINIHLYEKVLKVSKIDALFEIVTSKAIYRAKNVVIATGFYDIPNLMNVPGENLPKVKHYYTEPYPYAQQKIVVVGSSNSAVDAALETYRKGADVTMIIRHSEISNSVKYWVKPDIENRIAEGSIKAHFSSEIIEITENTVIFKDQQAQIHEIENDFVLAMTGYLPDFDFLRNAGIELQGDCLNPFYNPETMETNTKNLYLAGVVCGGKDTHLWFIENSRIHAEMIVKNVIDNGQNLFQAVQ; this comes from the coding sequence ATGGAAATTTTAGATATTCTCATTGTAGGAGGCGGGCCAATCGGACTGAACTGTGCACTTGAAGCTCAAAAAAATAAACTGAGCTATCTGGTGATAGAAAAAGGAACTATTGTCAACTCTTTATACCATTATCCTTTATACATGCGTTTCTTTTCAACGGCAGAAAAGCTGGAAATTGATGGAATTCCTTTTATTTCAACAGCCCCGAAGCCGGGCAGACAGGATGCATTGGAATATTATCAGGGAATTGCCAGGCAAAGAACAATCAACATCCATCTTTATGAAAAGGTACTGAAAGTTTCCAAAATTGATGCTTTATTTGAAATTGTCACGTCAAAAGCTATCTATCGGGCAAAAAATGTTGTTATTGCTACCGGATTCTATGACATTCCAAATCTCATGAATGTTCCCGGGGAAAATCTTCCTAAGGTAAAGCATTATTATACGGAACCTTATCCTTATGCCCAACAGAAAATTGTGGTTGTAGGATCCAGCAATTCTGCTGTAGATGCTGCTTTGGAAACGTATCGTAAAGGTGCTGATGTTACCATGATTATTCGTCATTCCGAAATTTCCAACAGTGTAAAATACTGGGTAAAGCCTGACATTGAAAACCGTATTGCTGAGGGAAGCATTAAAGCCCATTTTAGTTCAGAAATCATAGAGATAACTGAAAATACAGTTATTTTTAAAGATCAACAGGCACAGATTCATGAGATTGAAAATGATTTCGTGCTCGCCATGACCGGTTATCTTCCGGATTTTGATTTTCTGCGAAACGCAGGAATCGAATTACAGGGCGACTGTCTGAATCCATTCTATAATCCCGAAACCATGGAAACCAATACCAAAAATCTTTATCTCGCCGGAGTAGTATGTGGTGGTAAAGACACCCATCTATGGTTTATCGAAAATTCAAGGATTCATGCAGAGATGATTGTGAAAAACGTGATTGACAACGGGCAAAACCTTTTCCAAGCAGTTCAGTAA
- a CDS encoding bacteriocin-like protein has product MKNLKKLNRGELRTIKGGIIPLGCNRWDGRNRCCREWAPDYCNQPTCPDAPPPFC; this is encoded by the coding sequence ATGAAAAATCTAAAAAAACTCAACAGAGGAGAATTGAGAACCATCAAAGGTGGAATTATTCCTCTTGGATGTAACAGATGGGACGGAAGAAACAGATGCTGCAGAGAATGGGCTCCTGACTACTGTAACCAACCTACCTGCCCAGATGCACCACCTCCATTTTGTTAG